A window of Citrus sinensis cultivar Valencia sweet orange chromosome 7, DVS_A1.0, whole genome shotgun sequence contains these coding sequences:
- the LOC112496108 gene encoding uncharacterized protein LOC112496108, whose protein sequence is MLSLKNTVTRRSKRIGSLDPNTVTRRSKRIGSLDPNTEEKYSLYGFPFAFQVWTYEVISEFGQKFATEKGDLKVPRILKWFCKNKIMADVINKALKEEDTFTVATTLHATGSDGSNEIAQHYMQWFLASEIEWKQELGELNAVSGDEPNNEPNSAHSNVQMQQQVDVVMDDRHATITDDISHTPFNAPSPGFFPSPRNAPTF, encoded by the exons ATGTTAAGCTTGAAGAACACAGTTACAAGGAGAAGCAAAAGAATTGGTTCATTAGATCCAAACACAGTTACAAGGAGAAGTAAAAGAATTGGTTCATTAGATCCAAACACAGAAGAGAAATACAGCCTTTATGGTTTTCCATTTGCGTTTCAG GTGTGGACATACGAGGTCATTTCTGAATTCGGCCAAAAATTTGCAACCGAAAAGGGTGATTTAAAGGTTCCAAGAATTCTTAAGTGGTTTTGTAAGAACAAGATTATGGCtgatgtaattaataaagCCTTGAAAGAGGAAGACACC TTTACTGTAGCGACAACATTGCATGCCACCGGAAGTGATGGAAGTAATGAGATTGCACAACATTACATGCAATGGTTCTTGGCTTCGGAAATTGAGTGGAAGCAAGAGCTTGGCGAACTCAATGCTGTGAGTGGTGATGAGCCTAACAACGAACCAAATTCTGCACATTCAAATGTGCAAATGCAGCAGCAAGTTGATGTTGTAATGGATGATAGGCATGCAACCATCACTGATGATATTTCACACACACCATTCAATGCACCCTCCCCAGGATTTTTTCCTTCGCCACGTAATGCACCTACTTTTTAG
- the LOC112496041 gene encoding uncharacterized protein LOC112496041: MDVQLPAHDPHISVASHVDHDKIDDQPLAHDHQTAGTAHEDADKIDVEPYAHDHQTAGAAHVDADKIDVEPPVHGVINITDEISSKSHDKKRCKEQDCVPLEQHYLRKKRKKSVYVSTPYTDPYKKSRKDAVTESKGPINFDDWMRDGNMEPLTIRWPVHDADKDFFRLLCKPRSWISSAHLDSFFYAVRHSLVNSPSCAIMDTIY; this comes from the exons ATGGATGTTCAG CTACCTGCACATGATCCTCATATCTCAGTGGCTTCTCATGTAGACCATGATAAAATAGATGATCAG CCACTTGCACATGATCATCAAACCGCAGGGACTGCTCATGAAGATGCCGATAAAATTGATGTTGAG CCATATGCACATGATCATCAAACCGCAGGGGCTGCTCATGTAGATGCCGATAAAATTGATGTTGAG CCACCTGTACATGGTGTAATTAACATTACTGATGAAATTTCTAGCAAATCTCACGACAAAAAAAGATGCAAAGAACAAGATTGTGTTCCATTGGAACAACATTATctgagaaaaaagagaaaaaaatcagtATATGTTAGCACACCTTACACTGACCCTTATAAGAAGTCACGAAAGGATGCAGTAACTGAATCAAAAGGTCCAATAAACTTTGATGATTGGATGCGTGATGGCAATATGGAGCc TTTGACAATAAGGTGGCCCGTCCACGACGCAGATAAAGACTTCTTCCGTCTATTATGCAAACCAAGATCATGGATATCTAGCGca CACTtggactcttttttttatgctGTACGACACAGCTTGGTAAACTCCCCATCTTGTGCCATAATGGACACTATATATTAA
- the LOC102615635 gene encoding uncharacterized protein LOC102615635 codes for MGFGVLRSIIRPLSRTLISRSPTSTSSTTPFFSSSSLLKPYFQLLSTRQSPWIPISNHFHSLTDTRFPKRRPVEKPRRKRASLRPPGPYAWVQYTPGQPISPNNPNQGSVKRRNEKKRMRQRRAFILSEAKKRKAQLQEANRKKRAQRVEHKMAAVARERAWAERLAELQRLEEEKKISIS; via the exons ATGGGATTTGGAGTCCTGAGAAGCATTATTCGACCCCTATCAAGAACTTTAATATCACGAAGTCCGACTTCCACTTCCTCAACGACGCCGTTTTTCTCCTCCTCTTCGTTGTTAAAACCCTATTTTCAACTTCTTTCGACCCGCCAATCTCCATGGATCCCGATTTCGAACCATTTCCACAGCCTAACCGACACACGATTTCCAAAGCGGAGACCGGTTGAAAAGCCTCGCCGTAAAAGAGCCAGCTTGCGTCCTCCAG GGCCTTATGCTTGGGTTCAGTACACGCCAGGGCAGCCGATTAGTCCTAATAATCCCAATCAAGGGAGCGTCAAAAGAAGAAACGAGAAAAAGCGAATGAGGCAGCGGCGCGCTTTTATTTTG TCAGAGGCAAAGAAGCGAAAAGCTCAGTTGCAGGAGGCTAACAGGAAGAAAAGAGCTCAGAGGGTAGAGCACAAGATGGCTGCAGTGGCAAGGGAAAGGGCATGGGCTGAAAGACTGGCAGAGCTGCAGCGGCTTgaggaagagaagaaaatatccatatcttga